The genomic window ATCAGGTTCAGGAGATAAGCCTGGATAATAAGGTGCGAAGCGGACGCATGGCTTATTACACCCTTTATCCCAGTCAACAAAAGTTGGGAAAAATATACGATTCCTATAAAATGGGATTTACGCCCGGTTTTCCTCTGATCTCTGGGGATTTTACCTACTTAAGTACGGGAGATTTCCTTGATGAGGATGGCAGGCGCGGAATATTTGTCTCAAAAGGAATCGAACAGAAGCTCAAACCTTTGGATTTCAATATCGATGTATCCGATCCTACTTTCTCTGGCTTTCAGCAAAATATTTCAGCCGTAGATATCCAGGCAAACTCTTTTCAGGGAGAGCATTATTTTTGGCACCATTTCGATGGGATTTGGGAAGGATTTCAAGTAATAAAGCCTGAACTTTCTCAGGAAGTTTTAGATAAATTTCCTGACTTGGCCAAAGATTCGGAGCTCTATGCCAGTACTCTTTTGCGAAAAAAGCCAGGGCCTGATATCGCTTATGATGATCTTGTCCTCCCCGGCAATCGTTTCTTTTTTAGTTTCTATCAAAGTTCACCCGCTTATCCCTACTATACAAAAGAAGGCGACTTATTTCTCATGGAAGCAACGGTCATAAAATTTTAATACTAAAGTGAGCCAGAATAAGAACTTTAGGCCCTGAAATTTCAGGGCCTTTTTTTCTTCCTTCACATAGTAAATATCCTTCTTCACATATAAATGACTTCTCTTAAAAAAGAATAGCATCGATTTTAGATGAAAATAAAATCACGCTATGAACTTTATTCACAAATTTTCCTTTTCCCTCATCTTATTGGCCATGAGTTTTGGTCAGGCCTTTCCCCAAAAGTCCCCTAAACATCAGGTACTCGTCCTGGGAAGCTATCACATGAACAATCCGGGCATGGATGTACACAATATCGAGGCGGATGATGTATTGGCTGAAAAACGCCAGAAAGAAATCCAGGATTTGGTGGATATGCTTGCAAAATTTCGCCCAACAAAAATCGCTATCGAAAGGCGCTGGCAAACAAAAAGTGATACCCTGGCCCGTCAACGATATGCTCAGTACCTCAAGGGTGAACACACACTCAGCAAAAGTGAAACCCAGCAAGTCGGATTCCGCCTTGCCAAACAATTAGGACATGCTGATATCTATCCTATAGATGCTCCCGGCAATTTCCCTTTCAACGAACTGG from Bacteroidia bacterium includes these protein-coding regions:
- a CDS encoding DUF5694 domain-containing protein → MNFIHKFSFSLILLAMSFGQAFPQKSPKHQVLVLGSYHMNNPGMDVHNIEADDVLAEKRQKEIQDLVDMLAKFRPTKIAIERRWQTKSDTLARQRYAQYLKGEHTLSKSETQQVGFRLAKQLGHADIYPIDAPGNFPFNELVQYANENGQGDFFLEANAWMQNFIQEEQEYMKSHTVAEILGRHNDPERIKEGHGMYISMLQIGKKHEYPGANLVAEWYERNLKIHANLTRIVDQEEERILVIFGSGHAPILRELVQYDPDYELVEYSKFVK